GAAGTAACAAGAACAATCTCGGACATCGCCGATTCATCATGAATATTGAATTCCGAACCAATTGAATCGTTGCTGTCGTACGCCTTAGGAGATCGCTCCTCACGAAAGACTTTTGCACGTTCTTTTATCGCAGATACCGAGAATACAAGGTATAATTTTCGTTTTACGCGATCGTACTTTGTCCATTCAAATTCTGTTGATTTTTTCAATGTTGGGTTTTCGGCCTTTGGCGGGGTATTTAAGTAACAATTTATCTCTCGAGCTTCATGGGAAACATAGGATTTTCCTTTGACACGATTGGCCCCTCAAAGTCAAACTGGACGCATAAGGATGTCAGAACGGATGCCTCGTAGTTCAGGGGAGGCTTAATACCTTGTTCGAAGTACCAGACCTGGTTCGTCCCCTCCCAACGACCCCAAACGACGACGTGGGTGCCCGGAGTAGGATTGCCATGATCAGAGAGATCGACGTTCTGGTAAGAATGAGGGACTTTGATTCTATTTATATTCACATAAAAACGAGGGACAGTTTTATCCATCGATGAGTTCTAGATTCTGAATTATGAAACgtgcaaaaaaaatggtTCTCACCTAACACCGTTGGGGTCTTTATCGTCCGTCTTGAGCTCCCATAAGAAATGATCGTCCGTTCCGACTACGGAAACACCATCTTGTGCGCTAGCTCCTCCAAGACTGAGGTATTTTCCATTTCcaacatttttgatgtgCCATCCTCCACCTACTTCAATAGTCTCCCACTGACGAAGTTTCCGACCAATAAATACGTGGCAAGAAACCCAAAGATCGAACTCATACCTGCTGGTTTGTTCCATTGTGGCGCTCCCAACCGATGACTACGCATATCGAAACAATGAATAAATATGATCTACGAATATTCGAGGGAGGACATTGCTTACCCTGGTAATTGTCAGTGCCAGAGAGGTCGATTACGGTCCCCGATTTCTTGTTGACGATAACGTAGCGAGCTTCAGATTGAATGTTTGAAGACATCTGTGCTTGAGGAGTGAAGGAAGTTAGATACGATGGGCATCATACTTATATCCATCACGCAATCCACCAAGCCTACTAAGGCAATGACCCCGATTCTACGATATCCAATTTGTGGGGTTACATTCCCACAttttggaatgcatcttTGACAGATCCATGCGGTTTTAGGGTGAACCATCGATAGAACTAGGATAACATTAAGACCCTCTTTAATAACAGATTCCAAATTTACCAACATCTACGCCTTGACAAAACGGCCAATAATATGGCCAAAGAGGgtctcttcgtcttctgcCTCTTTCCGTTTCGAATCTACTTCCCTCCACACGCTCTTCCTCTGATCCTGTCGATCCTTGATATCGCGCACCCAGATATCCGTAGGCCTATCAATCCTGCATCCATCAAAAGCACATGCCCACACAGGCGCCCAGAACCTCTGCCACCACTGGATGTCTGCACGAGTATGCAGCACGTGCTCGTACATCAAGAGCTGTCCTCCCGGCTTCAAGATGTCCTGCGCAAGACGCGTGACGCTTTTCTGTGGCTCAGGAATCGTGCACAAGGTCAGGATCGCAACAATAGTGTCGATTAACGGGGCAGTGGGAGATTTGGTAGAGGTCGTAGTAAACGAGGAGAGGGCCGACAATATTTTTGAGCTCTCTTCCGCACCACAGGAGAGAATCACTAATGTCCCGTCCGACTCGTGAAACCCTGCCGCGTTCGCATGCCCCCGGATTTTATCGTGCATGAGAACATTAGGTTCTAGGGCGACGTAGCGGGTCACTCGTGCCCTATTGAGATACTTGGCCGTGTGTCCGAAACCTTAGATGTACAAAGAAGGGTATTATAGTTGAGTCACGTTTTCGGAACCGAAAAACTTGAACAGAGTACTCACCAGCACCGACATCCAGCACCACTCCGTACGCGTTGGGAGTGATCAAGTTCTCTTTGACATCTTTGCAGTTCCCATCGATCCCATCCCCAAAGTCTACCCACATACGAGCGAAAAAGACCCTCGAAAGTGCCTGCCATCTGAATAGTAGTGTGGGCTCTTTCACGACGGCCTTGAGAGTAGGAATCAAGGCAATTGAAATTGCCAGTCGGAGGTCACCCAAAAGGGATATGGCATTTTGGAACTTCATGATCAACCTGGTCAATTTGGTGATGTCGACCAAGTAGAAGCAGTGAGTACTTgagtgatggtggtggttggggGTAAAGAGTGCAAATCCACACGCTTGTTGCTGAAAATATCTATGTTTAGTGTAGGAACTAAAAATGCCATTCATGAATCAGAAGTGCCGAAGATCGATAGTGCCTGTGCTTTGCTTTGTTGGTCAAAGGTGACTTGGGTTGATTGTTCATACTGAAACAAGAATATGTGGTGTAATTGCGTGTtgcaaagaagagaaaattTTCGAGAAATGGGCGTTGAGAATGGCCCAAGATCGTGGGAAACCGGTAAATAACGTGGCACTTTCCCGGAATAGCCAGGCGCTTAGCCGCGAACTCGAGCGTCAACCGACGGATGACCACGCAACATTATCAAAAGTTCCAAGAAATAAACAAATATATAGATATGTAAATCATACTAGTAATCATTAACAGAAGGGGTTGAATGTCATTCCAATTCAGCCTCTTCGTGAGCGGTTGCTGAATGAGAATTAAATATTAAATAGGCAACCAACTTTCTGAGAAGTTTTGCATCCAACAATCACATATAGTCCATTCTCTGCTTTGGGTATGCCACTCAGAAGTGAGAAATTTACGGGTACTCAGGCCAGTATGTCATAGATTTTCATGAGCGTCATGTTCTATGCTGAAATTCCATTTTACGGTCAAAGTATAACTACACAGATATTCGTCTCAAAGGTAGATAGAACTACTGATACCGAGGAGGCTGTGTGGTCGTGTCGTATATGCCGGCATAATTTGATGTACTTGTGTAATTCGTTACTGACGATGACACGGCGCTGTAGCCAACCGACACGACGGATCTGAATCCATAGTCCCGCTCAGATGGATAAGGAACTTTCGTGTACGGTCTAGCGGTCAGTGGAGAAGACGACTCGAGGGTGGAAGGGTTATTAGAGGGGATGAAAGAAACCGGCGCGTTTTCTGGTATTTGAGGTAGAGGAATAGTACCAGATATCTGGGATCTGATATGGGAGTTGATTGTGCGACGATAGTACCAGACAACGAATAGAGAGAATATGGATGATACAACACCAAATATTGAGGCTGTTGCCAGACCTGCAATGACACCGGAATTCAATGCTCTAAACCACAAAAACTGCTTTTAGAATACATTCAACAATGAATTTGACGGAAGAACTCGTACTGCGTGTGTGAGGAGCATGTTTCCGTAGTCTGTGCTGAAGCAGTCATCTGTACAGTCCCAGGTGGCGAAGCAGTCGTTTGTACAGTcccaagaaagctggataATAGAAATTATCTCAAAACTTAAAGGTTCCCATCAAAGGCTTTTTTAGATCCTCACGTTCCTCCCAATGATGGCGTCGTATAGACGTTGGCAAAATCTATCGCAAATTGACCTGACGAAGGAGAATTTAAAGTCAATTCCAAGGAATGCTCTCCTTTCCCCAAGTTTCCTGCAAAGAACAATATCTGATGTGAGCGGTAGAACTGTTTATTGGCATTCAAGACTTGAGGGGTAAGGTCGTCGATTTTGACGGTGTAACTTGTGGAGTTAGGACCGACCGGCCCATATAATGCAACGGCATCTCCTATCATTCAAAATTATCAATACTGATCGTTTGGGGCAGTGTTTTAGCTACTGGTGCATACCCTTTTAAAAAATAGTCAATCAATGTTAAGTAAACTTCCTTCTAAATGTCTAGATAACCAGCCTACCTGAAACGAGAAATGAAGTACTGCTCCAGGAGCGGATGCTCCGCTAAAGAATCTTGTTTAAATCAATGAAAAGGTGGTAAACGATAAATCACGTACTGGCCCGAGCCTCCAGAAAATGATCCTACATTATTGGGGATACCCCAAGAAGACGAGGGTGAATAATCAAACGCTGGATGCGTGTCCTGAAAGGTATTAACAATAAGGGGGTCGTCATCCTCTCCGATTGATGATTGGAATGTCACCTACATCAATAGCTCGTTCAAAttatgaaattgacagaaaACAATACGCTAACTCACGTAGTCGACGTCAATGAATGTGTTGTCATCATTAAAAAGAACAACATTGTGCGATCCCAAAGATGTATCCGAGCTGTACAAGGTTTGATTGAACTCAGAGGTATTCGACTTTCCAGTGAACGTATCAGATAGGACTCCGTCGACAGTTGCGTGGTAAGGGCCATGATTGCTACGTTTTGCACCTATGATGGCGAAGAAGGTGCCGTAAAATGAGATAGACATTGTAGAGCCTTTGGCAATGCTAACAGTAAAACTGGCTTCTGAATATCTGTACAATTTACAGGCTGTTGGTGGTATTTAATACGACGATATTGTTTGTTTTAAACGTACTGATCCTCGGAAGAGTCTGCGGATGACCCAGATACCCATCCTGACGAATAGATGATCATCGGAGAAGTGTCCTCAAGCACTGTGGTGAACAAGGGCATTCCTCCGATACAAGAAACGAGGATGTTTGGAGGAGAAATTTGATTTCAGGATCAATCCTTGGTGGACGTACTTGTAGAAATTGACAACAAGATCTCATGCCTCACTTGAAAGTTGAGTGAATTTGATAGATATCGAGTACAATTACCATCAGATTTACATCACCACGATTGTTAGTTCATTAGAATAATTGTGAGAATCATTTGAAGGTCAGTGAAGGCGAGTTAGGCTGTGCCTCGTCAACGTTCAACCCTGATGCCCAAGCCTGAGGCTGACGAATAGTTGTAAATCATAATTCATTTTTGGTGTCTTCCTTTGCGTAAACAATGAGTCTACAAATTATTTCATTCGCGCTGTAGCATACATATTTAACGAGTTAGCCATCCTTCCACAATGTCCAGGTAGAGGCAAAGCAACTTACTTCGtggtctatttttagacctGAGGGGTAggaaggagcagaaagaatTTATAGACCATTTGTTTGGATGAGTAGGGTAAACCGGCTGTATGAGGGTGCCCTTGTCAGTAAACTTCTAGTCGCTCAGCGCGATTGAAAATTGACCGCGGACATTCTGAATGACCATTTACATCACAGTGTGCAATGTAACGGCGAGCGAGGCCGTACAGTCGAGTTTATATTAGGATTCGTTTGAGCTAAAAACATTGTACAGCTAACCCACCATATGTTGTTCCGAATCATGGAGCTGGGGAGGTCGGGTCTGTTGAGGTCAGAATCGGGCAGATGTGAGAGTACAACAGTTTTGATACGTTCACACTGGGTCACCGACTACACGAGTTTGATTAAAAATGGAGGACATCCACTCGAGACATTAAAGGCAAGCTCAACTCCAAATAGGGATCTGATTTAGTATTTGTGATCGAAATCTGACATGAAGGTACCGCCTCTGTCATATTTGTAGTCAGGCCTTCATCAAGGAAtgatttctttcttcaattaAACTATGCCATCAAATAACCTTACAAAGGCATATGATAATATTCAACATCAAGTTTGCGCTATAATATGAAGATAAATGTATACGGATAACGACCAACTCAGAATCAGGGGATCAtatcttcctccttctctacTTTGATTCCGAAGAACGGCCAAATCAACGCTGCCTGGAGGTCAGGAACTCCATCATCCTTAGTTCCAATGCTGGGCCCAACTTGGTAGACTGCTCTTGTCTAGAATTTAGAAGGTACATAATGAGAAAACCCGAACATACCCAGAAAATTGCAGAACGTACCAATCCAAGAGAAACCTTGATCGCTGGTGGACCAGGCGTATAGTCTTCCAATGGCTCTGGCACGTAGTCGGTGTTGGAACTCGTCTCTGACGCTTTAATGAGGCGGATAATATTCCGAGAAGCCAGTTCTCCCTGCACAAAGTGTTACGTCTGAAGTTCCTGGAGCGAAATAATGCACACCTGAGAGTATGCATTGTGTCCTGCTGGAATTGCACCAAAGGCGTCCGCGGCATCACCAATAGCGAAAATATGTGGATACGTGGTAGtattgggctcatcagatTCTCCCGTCGCTGGACTTGGTGCCGAAGAATGTATTTGCATAGTTTTGAGAACGCGCACCAATCCTGTGGTATCGCTGACAGTCGAAGGATCCATTGACTTGAGAATACCCGTATTAGGCGTTTGACCAGTACACAAAAGCTAAATGAAAAAACGTATAAGTCGTAAGGATCTGAAATGAGCATTGAAGAGCTTGCCAAAAGATCTGCAGCAATTTCTCGGCCAGTCACCGTGCGAACGACCTTTTGTCCAGCTTCGTTCGTCTTTGCTTGACCATTTTCGATAGAACCGAGGTCGAGTCGCTCGCCGAGAATGAGTTTAACTCCCATATTCTCGCAGCTCGATTTGACTATTACAAAGCAGTCTTTCAGTAGCTGTGCACCACGGTGATATATCTGTATCTCACTTTCGTCGTGCATGCCTTCCCCGAATCTGGGAAGAAGCCGTAATCGTGAATGCAAGAGAGTAACTTCCTTCTCGGGGTATACGGACTTGATATCTGTTGCAAACTCTGATTTTTTTGCGGTTAACAATTTTCTTCGTTCAGCTATTCAAGCGGCTCACGAATACCAAGTGCTCCACCGCCTACAACAAGGACCGTCGGGGCGTCTTTGATAATCGCCTGCTTTTGTTTAAACCAATCACACGCCTGGGTCTTCAATCCGGTATACACCGCATCTCCTGACTCTGACTTGGATGTGTCCCATAAGTTTAATGGTGGGGGGAGGTGAGATCCAAGCGCGTAAATGGCATAGTCAAATGCAATAGTGTCGGTAGGGAAGCCTAGTTCTGGGAAGGATCGAGATAGTCTGACATGGTGAGGTCGTAGGGAAAGAATTTGTGCATAGAGATGGATATGAGTTGGTTTTGGAGGgtcgacgaggaagaccTTGTCGTAAGGAATAACTGAAAATTTTTATTAAGGTAACCtataccaaaaaaaaactacgAGCACACTCACAAGCCTTGTATTCGTGTCCAGGAAGGACAGCATATCGTGACATAACATATACATCTAACTCTTAATTAGCAATGGTGGGTCCAGAAAAGCTATGAATTTATCCTACGGTTTGCATGTCTGCGAGGATCATCAGCAATCAGTTACGAATCCATGACACAGAAAAGCGATATTCACGAGTTTCTATCGATCAATATAACTTTCCATCCTTCAGGTAGACTTCCAGCTAGTACCTGAGCTGCACGGGCGCCTGTATCCATCGATATAAATTTAGCTTTCCGTTCTATTGCAGTGCCAAAATGCACTAACCTCCGTATGCGGCACCGAGAACAACCACTGTCTTTGTTGTTCTATTAGAAGCTACTCCACCACCCATAACTTTTTTCAATAGGCTGCAGGGTTTAAAGTCGAAATAAATAAGTTATACGTCAAGTTTTGGAAGAGCGCAATTGAATCTTTATCAGATAAGAAACGCTCGCAATCTGCCGTCTGAAAAATTGATAACATCAAATCCCAAATCGCGCTCGGCTATGGACTTGGATTTGGCCAAATTGCTCATTAAGACTCATCATAGCTAATCAGAGGTTCCAAGTGCACTGTGGTATAAATTCGTATACCTAGAATCATGGCATAACACAAGGTATACGCTGGTATACGCTGGTACTTCTGTTGTTGCCCAGCATTATCCTAACGGAACAATTTGTCCCATCGGATGGCGCTAAGCGATTTCCCCAAAAAAATTGGGTGTGCATACGACGGCAACGCGATGGAAAAAGTCAAGTAAGCCATTCTTGATTATTTGGCAAGGCGACATATTTTCCCGCTGAAGCGCTTTGGGATTGGATTTTgtacgaggatgaggatgaatAAGAGCTCGAGGGTTGATATCATCTGGCCCCTGTATCTGTTTAGTGGGGTTACGGGCTGGGGGAGCGGTTGTTTCTGTTTAATTGTTGATTTGCCTAGATTTTCAGATATTTACCTCCCCTACTACGGGCAGAAACGTCCTTGCGCCCCAGGACCCCCCAATTCTCCACGTCTTCCCCAGACCCCAGACGCAGGAACGTTCCCAGCAGTCCACGTATAACTTGCTAGATCCCCGGAAAAGTTACAGACGCATTCGATTTGCTATGCACGCCAAAACATTGAAATTACAGTAAATATGAATTTTGGACACGGTGGCAGCTGGTGTTTACGCAGTTCACGCGTATTGATCGCCTACAAATCCTCCACCACCTTTTTTGTGAAGGAGAGCCGATGCAATGCTTTCGCCGGCATAACTGGCACCTACTGGCTCTCAGCGGGCGAAGCTTTATTTGATAATTCAAATTTGCGCATCAAAGTTGAAGCAAGTCCGTTAAAGGTCCATGGTTTTCAATTGCAATTATGCAGAGCAAGGACAGGAGTCCGGAGACTGAGATAAGTCTCCTGGGTTGCATTCGGCCGCATGCAACAAAAACATTCAAGGTACATTTtccatatcatatcataagTTCGAAAGTCATTGATGCCTTCTACTACTACTGACACACTCTAACAATGTGTCAATCATTTTGACTGAACAGTAATACTACAGGTTGAACTGGTGGTAGAGCAGCGTGTAAGTCAGACATCTCAGAAATTTAAGGACTGAGTACTGACGTCCCTCTACAGAACCCTAGCCCACTTTCCGGAAGCGGACTGTTTGCGTGAGCTCGCAAATATCAGATCTAATTAGACGATACATAGTGGAGGTCGGTATCTTTTCcaagacgaagaggatgtGATCGGAGAACTTAcagatgaaaaaaatgtcAAAGTACGAGACGACCGTTCTCCATCGGACTCAGTATTTAGAAACTCGTCAAACATGGATCCGTAGTGACTCGAATATATTTTAACGAACATACATCTGTAGCCCCAAGTGGCTGCAGTACTGACTTTCGGTTGCGGCGTACGTCATTTGGCCACCGTAAAGCTTAATCCGGTTTCATTGGTGTCCTTTAGGAAAATTCGGAAGTTTGGATTTGGTAGAAGGCATATTTTGGGATAAGGAACGCCTCGGTTGCTTAAGAGACCCCCAGTGGCTACATTGGCATCTATTGGCATCAATGACCATGGATTTACCGTGAATGTGTGCTACAAGCATATGAATTCGTATGTATGCCAGAAACGACAAATTGGATAATCCAAGGGGTTAAAAACGGAGACCAGCGGAGACCTTCCGACTCAAAAGTTCTGAGTCGGCTGGACTACTGTTATGCACTAAGGGGTGGGGCTGGGACGCCATCGATATCTATGGCACACGATAAAGTACCACTCCAACTTCAATAGCATTTGCAGCAAGGCGTCATTGATAGACCGCATTATTAGCATTGTCGTGCCGCTGTAGAATTTCGTTCATATTTATGAACAAGACCGCTCCGCAGAAATATGAATGATAAAGCGACGTTGAATTGGAAGTCGAAAACAAAAACATCAGTCGTGAAAATTATACAATAATTGGTTGACGGTACAATACTTCGTAAATAATGGCAGTTATCGTAAAATGATACATTCCGTGAGAGGCGGAGGAGTCGAGAGATGCGATTAGTTGCAAGATCAGTCGGATATATGAATGTGTGTAATGCTGAACAACGAGATAGTCCGGTGTCTGGTGAAAGGCTAGAGTCGTCGAAATGAAATAGGGAATCCAAGATATATGATGGCGGGTAGTGGCAGGGTAAGTCAAGTGGTCGGGAGTGCCTGATTATTCAGAGCATATCTCCATTGCGTAAGTGTTGGCGCAAGATAGCCTCGCGAACACCAGTCAGGAGGACCGTCATGGCTTTGATGTCCTGTAGATAGTTCCGGTCAGTAGTCCTCTCGGCGTAGCTCAGGGGTAATCACTGACAATGGCCGATGTCTCATGACATATGAAAGGACGTGCGTCGGGGGAGAATCTCTTCTGAATTATAGGGACATACATCAGCTAAAAGCACTGTGAATGCACGGCAATGACTCACATGGGAGAAACGGAACTTCTCTTTGAAGTCTAAGTTTCTCATAATTAGAGGCCCGTCATGATGTCATTTGCTATATAGCAAGACTTACATTTGGTGACGTGGGGAACATCATTAGGAAGGTCGCCGTACGTCGGTACAAATTTCTTTACTTTGACACCGGCTGCAAGAGTGGCAGCGAGAACATCTCTCTGAAACGACAGTGAGAAATAATTGATTAGAGCAGGTTGAATCCTCAGCTCACCTTATTAAAGAAGAGTATCAAATTGGCGTTCTGCAACAACCGGTTACTGCAGATATCCTTCCATAGCCATAAGCTGTCCTCCTAGATATGTATGAGCTCCCCATCGAAAGGAAATAGTATCGGTTCACACGTACCAGCCTGTTGACTCTGCGGTCCTCATCAAGCATTTGGTTAAATGCAAGAGGGGCAAGAAATAGAATAGCTTGGACTGTAAATTATCAAAATTAAGATTTCATTCAGCACATATCACTTTTCATGGGAACTTACCGTCGTCAAAGAAAGGTGCCCAAGATGCCCGCTAACCGACCGTGAGTTCAGAGAGCAGATGTAAGAAACCATAACTCCTACCTGACTCCGTGATCCTCCAACGTCAGTGATATAAAAGTCCGAATTCAGACCACCAGCTGCGTTCCACACATGGGTCAATCGTT
This portion of the Psilocybe cubensis strain MGC-MH-2018 chromosome 12, whole genome shotgun sequence genome encodes:
- a CDS encoding Methyltransferase-like protein 7B, which gives rise to MKFQNAISLLGDLRLAISIALIPTLKAVVKEPTLLFRWQALSRVFFARMWVDFGDGIDGNCKDVKENLITPNAYGVVLDVGAGFGHTAKYLNRARVTRYVALEPNVLMHDKIRGHANAAGFHESDGTLVILSCGAEESSKILSALSSFTTTSTKSPTAPLIDTIVAILTLCTIPEPQKSVTRLAQDILKPGGQLLMYEHVLHTRADIQWWQRFWAPVWACAFDGCRIDRPTDIWVRDIKDRQDQRKSVWREVDSKRKEAEDEETLFGHIIGRFVKA
- a CDS encoding Fe-regulated protein 8, with the protein product MSRYAVLPGHEYKAFIPYDKVFLVDPPKPTHIHLYAQILSLRPHHVRLSRSFPELGFPTDTIAFDYAIYALGSHLPPPLNLWDTSKSESGDAVYTGLKTQACDWFKQKQAIIKDAPTVLVVGGGALGIQFATDIKSVYPEKEVTLLHSRLRLLPRFGEGMHDESEIQIYHRGAQLLKDCFVIVKSSCENMGVKLILGERLDLGSIENGQAKTNEAGQKVVRTVTGREIAADLLASSSMLISDPYDLYLLCTGQTPNTGILKSMDPSTVSDTTGLVRVLKTMQIHSSAPSPATGESDEPNTTTYPHIFAIGDAADAFGAIPAGHNAYSQGELASRNIIRLIKASETSSNTDYVPEPLEDYTPGPPAIKVSLGLTRAVYQVGPSIGTKDDGVPDLQAALIWPFFGIKVEKEEDMIP